The Ranitomeya imitator isolate aRanImi1 chromosome 3, aRanImi1.pri, whole genome shotgun sequence genome has a window encoding:
- the LOC138672567 gene encoding magnetosome-associated protein MamJ-like isoform X13: protein MSLYGLSAFTLIILSAQFLHTGAGPVINEAQCTLTPRERTDCGFPGISKQECIRRGCCFDSRISGVIWCYNVPQVVAQEKVPEPLVPETQPEPESFIEETDPEPQVEEIIDPEPQVEETDPEPQVEEIDPEPQVEETDPEPQVEEIDPEPQVEEIDPEPQVEEIDPEPQVEEIDPEPQVEEIDPEPQVEEIDPEPQVEEVDPEPQVEEVDPEPQVEEIDPEPQVEEIDPEPQVEEIDPEPQVEETDPEPQVEEIDPEPQVEEVDPEPQVEEVDPEPQVEEIDPEPQVEEIDPEPQVEEVDPEPQVEEVDPEPQVEEIDPEPQVEEIDPEPQVEEIDPEPQVEETDPEPQVEEIDPEPQVEEIDPEPQVEETDPEPQVEETDPEPQVEETDPEPQVEETDPEPQVEEIDPEPQVEEIDPEPQVEEIDPEPQVEETDPQPQVEEIDPEPQVEEIDPEPQVEEIDPEPQVEETDPEPQVEEIDPEPQVEEIDPEPQVEETDPEPQVEEIEPEPQVEEIEPEPQVEEIEPEPQVEEIEPEPQVEEIDPQPQIEEVPEPQLPELIPEPQVEQIESQENVQPEQESQQVEEEEVCLE from the exons ATGTCGCTGTACGGGCTGTCAGCCTTCACCCTCATCATCCTCTCCGCGCAGTTTCTGCACACTGGAGCTGGTCCGGTCATTA atgaAGCTCAGTGCACTTTGACGCCACGTGAGAGAACAGACTGTGGCTTTCCGGGTATCAGTAAGCAGGAATGTATCAGAAGAGGATGCTGCTTCGATTCAAGGATCTCTGGAGTCATCTGGTGTTACAATGTCCCTCAAGTCGTGGCTCAAGAAAAAGTTCCTGAGCCTCTGGTCCCAGAGACACAACCCGAGCCTGAGTCTTTCATAGAGGAAACAGACCCCGAGCCTCAGGTAGAGGAAATAATAGACCCTGAGCCTCAGGTAGAAGAAACAGACCCCGAGCCTCAGGTAGAGGAAATAGACCCCGAGCCTCAAGTAGAAGAAACAGACCCCGAGCCTCAG GTAGAGGAAATAGACCCCGAGCCACAGGTAGAGGAAATAGACCCCGAGCCACAGGTAGAGGAAATAGACCCCGAGCCTCAGGTAGAGGAAATAGACCCAGAGCCTCAGGTAGAAGAAATAGACCCCGAGCCTCAAGTAGAAGAAATAGACCCAGAGCCTCAGGTAGAGGAAGTAGACCCCGAGCCTCAGGTAGAGGAAGTAGACCCCGAGCCACAGGTAGAGGAAATAGACCCCGAGCCACAGGTAGAGGAAATAGACCCCGAGCCTCAGGTAGAGGAAATAGACCCAGAGCCTCAGGTAGAAGAAACAGACCCCGAGCCTCAAGTAGAAGAAATAGACCCAGAGCCTCAGGTAGAGGAAGTAGACCCCGAGCCTCAGGTAGAGGAAGTAGACCCCGAGCCACAGGTAGAGGAAATAGACCCCGAGCCACAGGTAGAGGAAATAGACCCCGAGCCACAGGTAGAGGAAGTAGACCCCGAGCCTCAGGTAGAGGAAGTAGACCCCGAGCCACAGGTAGAGGAAATAGACCCAGAGCCTCAGGTAGAAGAAATAGACCCCGAGCCACAGGTAGAGGAAATAGACCCCGAGCCACAGGTAGAAGAAACAGACCCCGAGCCACAGGTAGAGGAAATAGACCCCGAGCCACAGGTAGAAGAAATAGACCCCGAGCCTCAGGTAGAAGAAACAGACCCTGAGCCTCAAGTAGAAGAAACAGACCCCGAGCCTCAGGTAGAGGAAACAGACCCTGAGCCTCAAGTAGAAGAAACAGACCCCGAGCCTCAGGTAGAAGAAATAGACCCAGAGCCTCAGGTAGAGGAAATAGACCCCGAGCCACAGGTAGAGGAAATAGACCCCGAGCCTCAGGTAGAAGAAACAGACCCCCAGCCTCAAGTAGAAGAAATAGACCCTGAGCCTCAGGTAGAAGAAATAGACCCTGAGCCTCAGGTAGAAGAAATAGACCCTGAGCCTCAGGTAGAGGAAACAGACCCTGAGCCTCAGGTAGAAGAAATAGACCCTGAGCCTCAGGTAGAGGAAATAGACCCCGAGCCTCAGGTAGAAGAAACAGACCCCGAGCCTCAGGTAGAGGAAATTGAGCCCGAGCCTCAGGTAGAGGAAATTGAGCCCGAGCCTCAGGTAGAGGAAATTGAGCCCGAGCCTCAGGTAGAGGAAATTGAGCCCGAGCCTCAGGTAGAGGAAATTGACCCCCAGCCACAGATTGAAGAAGTCCCCGAGCCTCAGCTTCCAGAGTTGATCCCCGAGCCTCAAGTCGAACAAATAGAGAGCCAGGAGAATGTGCAACCAGAGCAAGAGTCTCAACAAGTAGAAGAAGAGGAAG
- the LOC138672567 gene encoding protein P200-like isoform X2 yields the protein MSLYGLSAFTLIILSAQFLHTGAGPVINEAQCTLTPRERTDCGFPGISKQECIRRGCCFDSRISGVIWCYNVPQVVAQEKVPEPLVPETQPEPESFIEETDPEPQVEEIIDPEPQVEETDPEPQVEEIDPEPQVEETDPEPQVEETDPEPQVEEIDPEPQVEETDPEPQVEETDPEPQVEETDPEPQVEEIDPEPQVEEIDPEPQVEEIDPEPQVEEIDPEPQVEEIDPEPQVEEIDPEPQVEEIDPEPQVEEIDPEPQVEEVDPEPQVEEVDPEPQVEEIDPEPQVEEIDPEPQVEEIDPEPQVEETDPEPQVEEIDPEPQVEEVDPEPQVEEVDPEPQVEEIDPEPQVEEIDPEPQVEEVDPEPQVEEVDPEPQVEEIDPEPQVEEIDPEPQVEEIDPEPQVEETDPEPQVEEIDPEPQVEEIDPEPQVEETDPEPQVEETDPEPQVEETDPEPQVEETDPEPQVEEIDPEPQVEEIDPEPQVEEIDPEPQVEETDPQPQVEEIDPEPQVEEIDPEPQVEEIDPEPQVEETDPEPQVEEIDPEPQVEEIDPEPQVEETDPEPQVEEIEPEPQVEEIEPEPQVEEIEPEPQVEEIEPEPQVEEIDPQPQIEEVPEPQLPELIPEPQVEQIESQENVQPEQESQQVEEEEAAA from the exons ATGTCGCTGTACGGGCTGTCAGCCTTCACCCTCATCATCCTCTCCGCGCAGTTTCTGCACACTGGAGCTGGTCCGGTCATTA atgaAGCTCAGTGCACTTTGACGCCACGTGAGAGAACAGACTGTGGCTTTCCGGGTATCAGTAAGCAGGAATGTATCAGAAGAGGATGCTGCTTCGATTCAAGGATCTCTGGAGTCATCTGGTGTTACAATGTCCCTCAAGTCGTGGCTCAAGAAAAAGTTCCTGAGCCTCTGGTCCCAGAGACACAACCCGAGCCTGAGTCTTTCATAGAGGAAACAGACCCCGAGCCTCAGGTAGAGGAAATAATAGACCCTGAGCCTCAGGTAGAAGAAACAGACCCCGAGCCTCAGGTAGAGGAAATAGACCCCGAGCCTCAAGTAGAAGAAACAGACCCCGAGCCTCAGGTAGAAGAAACAGACCCCGAGCCTCAGGTAGAGGAAATAGACCCCGAGCCTCAGGTAGAAGAAACAGACCCCGAGCCTCAGGTAGAAGAAACAGACCCCGAGCCTCAGGTAGAAGAAACAGACCCAGAGCCACAGGTAGAGGAAATAGACCCTGAGCCACAGGTAGAGGAAATAGACCCCGAGCCTCAGGTAGAGGAAATAGACCCCGAGCCACAGGTAGAGGAAATAGACCCCGAGCCACAGGTAGAGGAAATAGACCCCGAGCCTCAGGTAGAGGAAATAGACCCAGAGCCTCAGGTAGAAGAAATAGACCCCGAGCCTCAAGTAGAAGAAATAGACCCAGAGCCTCAGGTAGAGGAAGTAGACCCCGAGCCTCAGGTAGAGGAAGTAGACCCCGAGCCACAGGTAGAGGAAATAGACCCCGAGCCACAGGTAGAGGAAATAGACCCCGAGCCTCAGGTAGAGGAAATAGACCCAGAGCCTCAGGTAGAAGAAACAGACCCCGAGCCTCAAGTAGAAGAAATAGACCCAGAGCCTCAGGTAGAGGAAGTAGACCCCGAGCCTCAGGTAGAGGAAGTAGACCCCGAGCCACAGGTAGAGGAAATAGACCCCGAGCCACAGGTAGAGGAAATAGACCCCGAGCCACAGGTAGAGGAAGTAGACCCCGAGCCTCAGGTAGAGGAAGTAGACCCCGAGCCACAGGTAGAGGAAATAGACCCAGAGCCTCAGGTAGAAGAAATAGACCCCGAGCCACAGGTAGAGGAAATAGACCCCGAGCCACAGGTAGAAGAAACAGACCCCGAGCCACAGGTAGAGGAAATAGACCCCGAGCCACAGGTAGAAGAAATAGACCCCGAGCCTCAGGTAGAAGAAACAGACCCTGAGCCTCAAGTAGAAGAAACAGACCCCGAGCCTCAGGTAGAGGAAACAGACCCTGAGCCTCAAGTAGAAGAAACAGACCCCGAGCCTCAGGTAGAAGAAATAGACCCAGAGCCTCAGGTAGAGGAAATAGACCCCGAGCCACAGGTAGAGGAAATAGACCCCGAGCCTCAGGTAGAAGAAACAGACCCCCAGCCTCAAGTAGAAGAAATAGACCCTGAGCCTCAGGTAGAAGAAATAGACCCTGAGCCTCAGGTAGAAGAAATAGACCCTGAGCCTCAGGTAGAGGAAACAGACCCTGAGCCTCAGGTAGAAGAAATAGACCCTGAGCCTCAGGTAGAGGAAATAGACCCCGAGCCTCAGGTAGAAGAAACAGACCCCGAGCCTCAGGTAGAGGAAATTGAGCCCGAGCCTCAGGTAGAGGAAATTGAGCCCGAGCCTCAGGTAGAGGAAATTGAGCCCGAGCCTCAGGTAGAGGAAATTGAGCCCGAGCCTCAGGTAGAGGAAATTGACCCCCAGCCACAGATTGAAGAAGTCCCCGAGCCTCAGCTTCCAGAGTTGATCCCCGAGCCTCAAGTCGAACAAATAGAGAGCCAGGAGAATGTGCAACCAGAGCAAGAGTCTCAACAAGTAGAAGAAGAGGAAG cagctgcctga
- the LOC138672567 gene encoding protein P200-like isoform X1 yields MSLYGLSAFTLIILSAQFLHTGAGPVINEAQCTLTPRERTDCGFPGISKQECIRRGCCFDSRISGVIWCYNVPQVVAQEKVPEPLVPETQPEPESFIEETDPEPQVEEIIDPEPQVEETDPEPQVEEIDPEPQVEETDPEPQVEETDPEPQVEEIDPEPQVEETDPEPQVEETDPEPQVEETDPEPQVEEIDPEPQVEEIDPEPQVEEIDPEPQVEEIDPEPQVEEIDPEPQVEEIDPEPQVEEIDPEPQVEEIDPEPQVEEVDPEPQVEEVDPEPQVEEIDPEPQVEEIDPEPQVEEIDPEPQVEETDPEPQVEEIDPEPQVEEVDPEPQVEEVDPEPQVEEIDPEPQVEEIDPEPQVEEVDPEPQVEEVDPEPQVEEIDPEPQVEEIDPEPQVEEIDPEPQVEETDPEPQVEEIDPEPQVEEIDPEPQVEETDPEPQVEETDPEPQVEETDPEPQVEETDPEPQVEEIDPEPQVEEIDPEPQVEEIDPEPQVEETDPQPQVEEIDPEPQVEEIDPEPQVEEIDPEPQVEETDPEPQVEEIDPEPQVEEIDPEPQVEETDPEPQVEEIEPEPQVEEIEPEPQVEEIEPEPQVEEIEPEPQVEEIDPQPQIEEVPEPQLPELIPEPQVEQIESQENVQPEQESQQVEEEEVCLE; encoded by the exons ATGTCGCTGTACGGGCTGTCAGCCTTCACCCTCATCATCCTCTCCGCGCAGTTTCTGCACACTGGAGCTGGTCCGGTCATTA atgaAGCTCAGTGCACTTTGACGCCACGTGAGAGAACAGACTGTGGCTTTCCGGGTATCAGTAAGCAGGAATGTATCAGAAGAGGATGCTGCTTCGATTCAAGGATCTCTGGAGTCATCTGGTGTTACAATGTCCCTCAAGTCGTGGCTCAAGAAAAAGTTCCTGAGCCTCTGGTCCCAGAGACACAACCCGAGCCTGAGTCTTTCATAGAGGAAACAGACCCCGAGCCTCAGGTAGAGGAAATAATAGACCCTGAGCCTCAGGTAGAAGAAACAGACCCCGAGCCTCAGGTAGAGGAAATAGACCCCGAGCCTCAAGTAGAAGAAACAGACCCCGAGCCTCAGGTAGAAGAAACAGACCCCGAGCCTCAGGTAGAGGAAATAGACCCCGAGCCTCAGGTAGAAGAAACAGACCCCGAGCCTCAGGTAGAAGAAACAGACCCCGAGCCTCAGGTAGAAGAAACAGACCCAGAGCCACAGGTAGAGGAAATAGACCCTGAGCCACAGGTAGAGGAAATAGACCCCGAGCCTCAGGTAGAGGAAATAGACCCCGAGCCACAGGTAGAGGAAATAGACCCCGAGCCACAGGTAGAGGAAATAGACCCCGAGCCTCAGGTAGAGGAAATAGACCCAGAGCCTCAGGTAGAAGAAATAGACCCCGAGCCTCAAGTAGAAGAAATAGACCCAGAGCCTCAGGTAGAGGAAGTAGACCCCGAGCCTCAGGTAGAGGAAGTAGACCCCGAGCCACAGGTAGAGGAAATAGACCCCGAGCCACAGGTAGAGGAAATAGACCCCGAGCCTCAGGTAGAGGAAATAGACCCAGAGCCTCAGGTAGAAGAAACAGACCCCGAGCCTCAAGTAGAAGAAATAGACCCAGAGCCTCAGGTAGAGGAAGTAGACCCCGAGCCTCAGGTAGAGGAAGTAGACCCCGAGCCACAGGTAGAGGAAATAGACCCCGAGCCACAGGTAGAGGAAATAGACCCCGAGCCACAGGTAGAGGAAGTAGACCCCGAGCCTCAGGTAGAGGAAGTAGACCCCGAGCCACAGGTAGAGGAAATAGACCCAGAGCCTCAGGTAGAAGAAATAGACCCCGAGCCACAGGTAGAGGAAATAGACCCCGAGCCACAGGTAGAAGAAACAGACCCCGAGCCACAGGTAGAGGAAATAGACCCCGAGCCACAGGTAGAAGAAATAGACCCCGAGCCTCAGGTAGAAGAAACAGACCCTGAGCCTCAAGTAGAAGAAACAGACCCCGAGCCTCAGGTAGAGGAAACAGACCCTGAGCCTCAAGTAGAAGAAACAGACCCCGAGCCTCAGGTAGAAGAAATAGACCCAGAGCCTCAGGTAGAGGAAATAGACCCCGAGCCACAGGTAGAGGAAATAGACCCCGAGCCTCAGGTAGAAGAAACAGACCCCCAGCCTCAAGTAGAAGAAATAGACCCTGAGCCTCAGGTAGAAGAAATAGACCCTGAGCCTCAGGTAGAAGAAATAGACCCTGAGCCTCAGGTAGAGGAAACAGACCCTGAGCCTCAGGTAGAAGAAATAGACCCTGAGCCTCAGGTAGAGGAAATAGACCCCGAGCCTCAGGTAGAAGAAACAGACCCCGAGCCTCAGGTAGAGGAAATTGAGCCCGAGCCTCAGGTAGAGGAAATTGAGCCCGAGCCTCAGGTAGAGGAAATTGAGCCCGAGCCTCAGGTAGAGGAAATTGAGCCCGAGCCTCAGGTAGAGGAAATTGACCCCCAGCCACAGATTGAAGAAGTCCCCGAGCCTCAGCTTCCAGAGTTGATCCCCGAGCCTCAAGTCGAACAAATAGAGAGCCAGGAGAATGTGCAACCAGAGCAAGAGTCTCAACAAGTAGAAGAAGAGGAAG
- the LOC138672567 gene encoding protein P200-like isoform X4 → MSLYGLSAFTLIILSAQFLHTGAGPVINEAQCTLTPRERTDCGFPGISKQECIRRGCCFDSRISGVIWCYNVPQVVAQEKVPEPLVPETQPEPESFIEETDPEPQVEEIIDPEPQVEETDPEPQVEEIDPEPQVEETDPEPQVEETDPEPQVEEIDPEPQVEETDPEPQVEETDPEPQVEEIDPEPQVEEIDPEPQVEEIDPEPQVEEIDPEPQVEEIDPEPQVEEIDPEPQVEEIDPEPQVEEVDPEPQVEEVDPEPQVEEIDPEPQVEEIDPEPQVEEIDPEPQVEETDPEPQVEEIDPEPQVEEVDPEPQVEEVDPEPQVEEIDPEPQVEEIDPEPQVEEVDPEPQVEEVDPEPQVEEIDPEPQVEEIDPEPQVEEIDPEPQVEETDPEPQVEEIDPEPQVEEIDPEPQVEETDPEPQVEETDPEPQVEETDPEPQVEETDPEPQVEEIDPEPQVEEIDPEPQVEEIDPEPQVEETDPQPQVEEIDPEPQVEEIDPEPQVEEIDPEPQVEETDPEPQVEEIDPEPQVEEIDPEPQVEETDPEPQVEEIEPEPQVEEIEPEPQVEEIEPEPQVEEIEPEPQVEEIDPQPQIEEVPEPQLPELIPEPQVEQIESQENVQPEQESQQVEEEEVCLE, encoded by the exons ATGTCGCTGTACGGGCTGTCAGCCTTCACCCTCATCATCCTCTCCGCGCAGTTTCTGCACACTGGAGCTGGTCCGGTCATTA atgaAGCTCAGTGCACTTTGACGCCACGTGAGAGAACAGACTGTGGCTTTCCGGGTATCAGTAAGCAGGAATGTATCAGAAGAGGATGCTGCTTCGATTCAAGGATCTCTGGAGTCATCTGGTGTTACAATGTCCCTCAAGTCGTGGCTCAAGAAAAAGTTCCTGAGCCTCTGGTCCCAGAGACACAACCCGAGCCTGAGTCTTTCATAGAGGAAACAGACCCCGAGCCTCAGGTAGAGGAAATAATAGACCCTGAGCCTCAGGTAGAAGAAACAGACCCCGAGCCTCAGGTAGAGGAAATAGACCCCGAGCCTCAAGTAGAAGAAACAGACCCCGAGCCTCAGGTAGAAGAAACAGACCCCGAGCCTCAGGTAGAGGAAATAGACCCCGAGCCTCAGGTAGAAGAAACAGACCCCGAGCCTCAGGTAGAAGAAACAGACCCCGAGCCTCAG GTAGAGGAAATAGACCCCGAGCCTCAGGTAGAGGAAATAGACCCCGAGCCACAGGTAGAGGAAATAGACCCCGAGCCACAGGTAGAGGAAATAGACCCCGAGCCTCAGGTAGAGGAAATAGACCCAGAGCCTCAGGTAGAAGAAATAGACCCCGAGCCTCAAGTAGAAGAAATAGACCCAGAGCCTCAGGTAGAGGAAGTAGACCCCGAGCCTCAGGTAGAGGAAGTAGACCCCGAGCCACAGGTAGAGGAAATAGACCCCGAGCCACAGGTAGAGGAAATAGACCCCGAGCCTCAGGTAGAGGAAATAGACCCAGAGCCTCAGGTAGAAGAAACAGACCCCGAGCCTCAAGTAGAAGAAATAGACCCAGAGCCTCAGGTAGAGGAAGTAGACCCCGAGCCTCAGGTAGAGGAAGTAGACCCCGAGCCACAGGTAGAGGAAATAGACCCCGAGCCACAGGTAGAGGAAATAGACCCCGAGCCACAGGTAGAGGAAGTAGACCCCGAGCCTCAGGTAGAGGAAGTAGACCCCGAGCCACAGGTAGAGGAAATAGACCCAGAGCCTCAGGTAGAAGAAATAGACCCCGAGCCACAGGTAGAGGAAATAGACCCCGAGCCACAGGTAGAAGAAACAGACCCCGAGCCACAGGTAGAGGAAATAGACCCCGAGCCACAGGTAGAAGAAATAGACCCCGAGCCTCAGGTAGAAGAAACAGACCCTGAGCCTCAAGTAGAAGAAACAGACCCCGAGCCTCAGGTAGAGGAAACAGACCCTGAGCCTCAAGTAGAAGAAACAGACCCCGAGCCTCAGGTAGAAGAAATAGACCCAGAGCCTCAGGTAGAGGAAATAGACCCCGAGCCACAGGTAGAGGAAATAGACCCCGAGCCTCAGGTAGAAGAAACAGACCCCCAGCCTCAAGTAGAAGAAATAGACCCTGAGCCTCAGGTAGAAGAAATAGACCCTGAGCCTCAGGTAGAAGAAATAGACCCTGAGCCTCAGGTAGAGGAAACAGACCCTGAGCCTCAGGTAGAAGAAATAGACCCTGAGCCTCAGGTAGAGGAAATAGACCCCGAGCCTCAGGTAGAAGAAACAGACCCCGAGCCTCAGGTAGAGGAAATTGAGCCCGAGCCTCAGGTAGAGGAAATTGAGCCCGAGCCTCAGGTAGAGGAAATTGAGCCCGAGCCTCAGGTAGAGGAAATTGAGCCCGAGCCTCAGGTAGAGGAAATTGACCCCCAGCCACAGATTGAAGAAGTCCCCGAGCCTCAGCTTCCAGAGTTGATCCCCGAGCCTCAAGTCGAACAAATAGAGAGCCAGGAGAATGTGCAACCAGAGCAAGAGTCTCAACAAGTAGAAGAAGAGGAAG
- the LOC138672567 gene encoding protein P200-like isoform X7 gives MSLYGLSAFTLIILSAQFLHTGAGPVINEAQCTLTPRERTDCGFPGISKQECIRRGCCFDSRISGVIWCYNVPQVVAQEKVPEPLVPETQPEPESFIEETDPEPQVEEIDPEPQVEETDPEPQVEETDPEPQVEEIDPEPQVEETDPEPQVEETDPEPQVEETDPEPQVEEIDPEPQVEEIDPEPQVEEIDPEPQVEEIDPEPQVEEIDPEPQVEEIDPEPQVEEIDPEPQVEEIDPEPQVEEVDPEPQVEEVDPEPQVEEIDPEPQVEEIDPEPQVEEIDPEPQVEETDPEPQVEEIDPEPQVEEVDPEPQVEEVDPEPQVEEIDPEPQVEEIDPEPQVEEVDPEPQVEEVDPEPQVEEIDPEPQVEEIDPEPQVEEIDPEPQVEETDPEPQVEEIDPEPQVEEIDPEPQVEETDPEPQVEETDPEPQVEETDPEPQVEETDPEPQVEEIDPEPQVEEIDPEPQVEEIDPEPQVEETDPQPQVEEIDPEPQVEEIDPEPQVEEIDPEPQVEETDPEPQVEEIDPEPQVEEIDPEPQVEETDPEPQVEEIEPEPQVEEIEPEPQVEEIEPEPQVEEIEPEPQVEEIDPQPQIEEVPEPQLPELIPEPQVEQIESQENVQPEQESQQVEEEEVCLE, from the exons ATGTCGCTGTACGGGCTGTCAGCCTTCACCCTCATCATCCTCTCCGCGCAGTTTCTGCACACTGGAGCTGGTCCGGTCATTA atgaAGCTCAGTGCACTTTGACGCCACGTGAGAGAACAGACTGTGGCTTTCCGGGTATCAGTAAGCAGGAATGTATCAGAAGAGGATGCTGCTTCGATTCAAGGATCTCTGGAGTCATCTGGTGTTACAATGTCCCTCAAGTCGTGGCTCAAGAAAAAGTTCCTGAGCCTCTGGTCCCAGAGACACAACCCGAGCCTGAGTCTTTCATAGAGGAAACAGACCCCGAGCCTCAG GTAGAGGAAATAGACCCCGAGCCTCAAGTAGAAGAAACAGACCCCGAGCCTCAGGTAGAAGAAACAGACCCCGAGCCTCAGGTAGAGGAAATAGACCCCGAGCCTCAGGTAGAAGAAACAGACCCCGAGCCTCAGGTAGAAGAAACAGACCCCGAGCCTCAGGTAGAAGAAACAGACCCAGAGCCACAGGTAGAGGAAATAGACCCTGAGCCACAGGTAGAGGAAATAGACCCCGAGCCTCAGGTAGAGGAAATAGACCCCGAGCCACAGGTAGAGGAAATAGACCCCGAGCCACAGGTAGAGGAAATAGACCCCGAGCCTCAGGTAGAGGAAATAGACCCAGAGCCTCAGGTAGAAGAAATAGACCCCGAGCCTCAAGTAGAAGAAATAGACCCAGAGCCTCAGGTAGAGGAAGTAGACCCCGAGCCTCAGGTAGAGGAAGTAGACCCCGAGCCACAGGTAGAGGAAATAGACCCCGAGCCACAGGTAGAGGAAATAGACCCCGAGCCTCAGGTAGAGGAAATAGACCCAGAGCCTCAGGTAGAAGAAACAGACCCCGAGCCTCAAGTAGAAGAAATAGACCCAGAGCCTCAGGTAGAGGAAGTAGACCCCGAGCCTCAGGTAGAGGAAGTAGACCCCGAGCCACAGGTAGAGGAAATAGACCCCGAGCCACAGGTAGAGGAAATAGACCCCGAGCCACAGGTAGAGGAAGTAGACCCCGAGCCTCAGGTAGAGGAAGTAGACCCCGAGCCACAGGTAGAGGAAATAGACCCAGAGCCTCAGGTAGAAGAAATAGACCCCGAGCCACAGGTAGAGGAAATAGACCCCGAGCCACAGGTAGAAGAAACAGACCCCGAGCCACAGGTAGAGGAAATAGACCCCGAGCCACAGGTAGAAGAAATAGACCCCGAGCCTCAGGTAGAAGAAACAGACCCTGAGCCTCAAGTAGAAGAAACAGACCCCGAGCCTCAGGTAGAGGAAACAGACCCTGAGCCTCAAGTAGAAGAAACAGACCCCGAGCCTCAGGTAGAAGAAATAGACCCAGAGCCTCAGGTAGAGGAAATAGACCCCGAGCCACAGGTAGAGGAAATAGACCCCGAGCCTCAGGTAGAAGAAACAGACCCCCAGCCTCAAGTAGAAGAAATAGACCCTGAGCCTCAGGTAGAAGAAATAGACCCTGAGCCTCAGGTAGAAGAAATAGACCCTGAGCCTCAGGTAGAGGAAACAGACCCTGAGCCTCAGGTAGAAGAAATAGACCCTGAGCCTCAGGTAGAGGAAATAGACCCCGAGCCTCAGGTAGAAGAAACAGACCCCGAGCCTCAGGTAGAGGAAATTGAGCCCGAGCCTCAGGTAGAGGAAATTGAGCCCGAGCCTCAGGTAGAGGAAATTGAGCCCGAGCCTCAGGTAGAGGAAATTGAGCCCGAGCCTCAGGTAGAGGAAATTGACCCCCAGCCACAGATTGAAGAAGTCCCCGAGCCTCAGCTTCCAGAGTTGATCCCCGAGCCTCAAGTCGAACAAATAGAGAGCCAGGAGAATGTGCAACCAGAGCAAGAGTCTCAACAAGTAGAAGAAGAGGAAG